A region of Paenibacillus sp. JNUCC-31 DNA encodes the following proteins:
- a CDS encoding MarR family winged helix-turn-helix transcriptional regulator, with the protein MLELQEIGTERSLHLYRTLAQTFKSVNEHAVSGSKAHGFNPTAYGVLEVLYMKGAQPIQQVGAQLLLQSGNVTYVIDKLEQKGLLLRKHCPQDRRIIFVELTEEGQRTMDDIYPGYAHKIDRAVSGLSEDDKTLLSELLERLAHGADRLSANG; encoded by the coding sequence ATGCTGGAATTACAGGAAATCGGAACCGAACGTTCTCTTCATCTGTACCGCACCTTGGCCCAGACATTCAAGAGCGTGAATGAACACGCTGTATCCGGAAGCAAAGCGCATGGCTTCAACCCCACCGCTTACGGGGTGCTCGAAGTGTTATATATGAAAGGAGCACAGCCCATTCAACAAGTCGGTGCGCAGCTTCTGCTGCAAAGCGGAAATGTCACCTATGTCATTGACAAGCTGGAGCAAAAGGGACTTTTACTTCGAAAACACTGTCCGCAGGACAGACGCATTATTTTCGTAGAATTGACCGAGGAAGGCCAGCGTACGATGGATGACATCTATCCGGGTTACGCACACAAAATAGATCGTGCGGTCAGCGGCCTTAGCGAGGATGATAAAACATTGCTCTCTGAGCTGTTGGAAAGGCTTGCACACGGTGCGGATCGTTTATCTGCAAACGGCTAA
- a CDS encoding ABC transporter ATP-binding protein, whose amino-acid sequence MQIENKDTVGQESILDVHITEAGYTAGQSIIRNIRIHVAPGELVGIIGPNGAGKSTTIKTLLGLMEHAQYEVTIGGDGRYAYIPEQPVFYEYMTLWEHLDLAAAAYEMEDDIFITRAEELLVRFGMDHVRNDLPASFSKGMRQKMMLMIGFLSSPDVYIVDEPFIGLDPRATKDFLKLLDDERRRGAGVLMSTHVLDTAERICDRFILIHSGRSAAEGTLDEIRAAADLPEASLFDCFDTLTS is encoded by the coding sequence ATGCAAATCGAAAACAAAGATACAGTCGGACAGGAGTCCATATTGGACGTACATATTACGGAAGCAGGGTATACTGCGGGGCAATCGATAATACGAAACATCCGAATTCATGTGGCGCCGGGGGAACTGGTGGGCATTATCGGACCGAACGGGGCTGGTAAAAGCACCACTATCAAAACGTTGCTTGGCCTGATGGAGCATGCCCAGTACGAAGTAACTATTGGAGGAGACGGGCGCTATGCCTATATCCCGGAACAACCTGTTTTTTACGAATATATGACGCTGTGGGAACATCTCGATCTGGCTGCAGCTGCTTATGAGATGGAAGATGACATCTTTATAACCAGAGCGGAGGAGCTGCTGGTTCGTTTCGGAATGGACCATGTGCGCAACGATCTTCCGGCGAGTTTTTCCAAAGGCATGCGGCAGAAAATGATGCTGATGATCGGTTTTCTGTCCTCGCCGGATGTATATATTGTGGACGAGCCTTTCATCGGTCTGGACCCGCGGGCAACCAAGGATTTTCTGAAATTGCTGGATGATGAACGCCGCCGTGGTGCAGGTGTGCTCATGTCTACGCATGTATTGGATACTGCTGAGCGAATCTGTGATCGCTTTATACTCATTCACTCTGGACGTTCTGCTGCCGAGGGAACGCTGGACGAAATTCGTGCAGCCGCAGATTTGCCGGAAGCCTCGTTATTTGACTGTTTTGATACACTGACATCCTGA
- a CDS encoding ABC transporter permease produces the protein METFQRYTPLGLYRRRRREHFKEQLKNLKLVVDWTVWVYLLVPGLLYLGGWYVSSWTKPLPSWATGITLPTLTGLIDIVILTGGVLIFVEEADVLFLKSRPLWMRTLMKQGMYRACLQHLGKMIAIMALTAPLWSRVYDMSFIQMALIAVWFGAVASFQAIVLHMTKVRHTGWRRWIRMIPLAAAMGIMTVIATSWMHTQTWRMMLGTVLVMLLVITVGQMRLIMKGTFEGDVREDLRGRLKLTALLLSRSVTKPKAPRTRTMIFRKPRKLLRNRSIANRTAETAFKAFFRNSSTMKLYLQLGGLSIVAVALPPFPVNAIVCVLLMIMLSVLFYRSWDVFATSDYIQLVSYDTEALNQAAQTMVRMLFIPLGILMGFSLGAAWLGWLEGVVTAAAVVALGLFILSITGWIRSLRSD, from the coding sequence ATGGAAACCTTCCAGCGTTACACACCACTTGGTTTATACCGACGCAGACGCAGAGAGCACTTCAAAGAACAGTTGAAAAACCTGAAACTGGTGGTCGATTGGACGGTATGGGTATACCTGCTTGTTCCCGGTCTGTTATATCTTGGTGGGTGGTATGTGAGTTCATGGACCAAACCGCTGCCCTCATGGGCGACTGGCATAACGCTGCCTACACTGACCGGATTGATCGACATCGTTATACTTACAGGCGGCGTGCTGATATTTGTAGAGGAAGCGGACGTGTTATTCCTGAAATCGAGGCCGTTGTGGATGCGAACATTGATGAAACAGGGGATGTACCGGGCTTGTTTGCAGCATCTGGGCAAAATGATTGCGATTATGGCTCTGACGGCACCACTTTGGTCCCGTGTCTATGACATGTCTTTTATCCAGATGGCTCTTATAGCAGTCTGGTTCGGGGCAGTTGCTTCATTTCAGGCTATTGTCCTGCATATGACGAAAGTGCGTCATACCGGGTGGAGACGCTGGATTCGAATGATCCCTTTGGCTGCTGCAATGGGCATCATGACGGTGATTGCAACATCATGGATGCATACACAGACCTGGAGAATGATGCTGGGTACTGTGCTGGTAATGCTTCTAGTAATTACGGTTGGCCAGATGAGGCTGATCATGAAGGGAACATTTGAAGGCGATGTGCGTGAGGATCTACGAGGAAGACTAAAGCTCACGGCACTTTTACTTAGTCGATCTGTGACCAAGCCCAAAGCACCGCGCACACGGACGATGATCTTTCGCAAGCCGCGCAAGTTGCTGCGTAATCGTTCCATCGCTAATCGGACAGCAGAGACGGCATTCAAGGCATTTTTTCGGAACTCATCAACCATGAAGTTGTATTTGCAGCTTGGTGGCTTATCGATCGTTGCCGTTGCGCTGCCGCCTTTTCCGGTCAATGCGATTGTGTGTGTATTGTTGATGATCATGCTGAGTGTACTCTTTTACCGTTCATGGGATGTATTTGCTACCTCCGATTATATTCAGCTCGTATCATACGATACCGAGGCGTTGAACCAGGCAGCGCAGACCATGGTAAGGATGTTGTTCATACCACTGGGGATTCTGATGGGATTTTCATTGGGAGCAGCATGGTTGGGCTGGTTGGAGGGCGTTGTTACAGCTGCTGCTGTCGTGGCATTGGGGTTATTTATCCTGTCTATAACGGGCTGGATTCGTTCTCTCCGTTCCGATTGA
- a CDS encoding BaiN/RdsA family NAD(P)/FAD-dependent oxidoreductase, producing the protein MYDVIVIGGGSAGLMACVAAAEYGASVLLLDKGDQLGRKLGISGGGRCNVTNAKETDELIRHIPGNGRFLYSSFQNLDNQGIMRFFENLGIALKEEDNGRMFPVTDKAKTVVDALVGKIVSLGVEIRTKQPVKDLIQNGQHVQGVKLASGTTVLGRSVIIATGGKSVPQTGSTGDGYPWAEAAGHTITELYPTEVPIVSGESWIQSKELQGLSLRDVGLSVLDAKGKSVISHRGDMIFTHFGVSGPIALRCSQFIRKVQMKSGNPQVTMSIDLFPDLSAGALENQVQQVLEHESRKAVKNILKTWVPERMIPLLMKRAEISEDLTFHHFPKGMLTTLVGLMKAFTFRADGTRSLKEAFVTGGGIHLKEIYPKTMESKLLPGLFFCGEVLDIHGYTGGYNITAAFSTGYTAGMHAAAYKNARV; encoded by the coding sequence ATGTATGATGTCATTGTAATTGGCGGCGGGTCGGCGGGCTTAATGGCTTGTGTGGCTGCTGCCGAGTATGGAGCCTCCGTACTTCTGTTGGATAAAGGAGATCAACTCGGCCGCAAGCTTGGAATCTCTGGGGGAGGTCGCTGTAATGTGACCAATGCCAAGGAGACGGATGAACTGATCAGACATATTCCAGGCAATGGACGCTTTTTATATAGTTCATTTCAGAATCTGGACAATCAGGGTATTATGCGTTTCTTTGAGAATCTCGGTATTGCCCTGAAAGAAGAGGATAACGGAAGAATGTTCCCGGTCACCGATAAAGCGAAAACGGTCGTTGATGCGTTGGTAGGCAAAATCGTTTCCCTCGGGGTAGAGATCCGCACCAAACAGCCGGTTAAGGATTTAATTCAGAACGGTCAACATGTGCAGGGCGTTAAACTGGCTTCCGGTACAACAGTGCTTGGGCGATCTGTCATCATCGCTACAGGAGGCAAATCCGTTCCTCAAACCGGATCAACCGGAGATGGCTATCCTTGGGCGGAAGCAGCTGGACATACGATTACAGAGCTGTATCCGACGGAAGTACCGATTGTGTCTGGCGAGAGCTGGATTCAATCCAAAGAACTGCAAGGCCTCTCCTTGCGTGATGTTGGGTTATCTGTTCTGGATGCCAAAGGAAAATCGGTCATTTCCCATCGCGGAGATATGATCTTTACCCATTTTGGCGTGTCAGGACCCATCGCGCTGCGTTGCAGCCAGTTCATTCGCAAGGTACAGATGAAATCAGGAAATCCTCAGGTCACGATGAGTATTGATCTGTTCCCGGATCTGTCCGCTGGTGCACTGGAAAACCAGGTTCAGCAGGTGCTGGAACACGAATCCCGCAAAGCGGTTAAAAACATACTGAAAACATGGGTTCCTGAACGCATGATTCCATTATTGATGAAACGTGCGGAGATTAGCGAAGACCTCACATTCCACCATTTTCCCAAAGGTATGTTAACTACATTGGTTGGGCTAATGAAGGCTTTTACCTTCCGCGCAGACGGAACACGCTCTCTCAAAGAAGCCTTTGTAACTGGTGGAGGGATCCACTTAAAGGAGATATACCCAAAAACCATGGAATCCAAGCTGCTGCCGGGACTATTCTTTTGCGGCGAAGTTCTGGACATTCACGGATACACAGGAGGCTATAATATTACCGCTGCCTTCTCTACAGGATACACGGCTGGTATGCATGCAGCAGCGTATAAAAACGCTCGTGTATGA
- a CDS encoding two-component system sensor histidine kinase NtrB, with product MVALKDILIQVLLAGSAVFLIPLFHLGLTRQAAAKLERAGMTQISFAATSMVSMLLCLLFAYYASSVSVPISMGIVPLTLVILYCKPRIGIMLSLLHIFFYFLFAHPYNLFEFLLQTGVLLYPIVWLSAKRFKHYTRSRKMGTIIALITAELAVASVLYILSVESEPIFFTVEWVMIFLGYLIGAIIAGSLSMLWIEHMQHHRGLEQHLSEVHHRYIAETEKLNQILNAVPLSIATVDKEGTVQFVNDTMEQTARDQLPCTTTPDLIGHPASQFVEQAQADKMESGIQKAIVHGEVSGLTVRYGSHVFQSRTVPLYSFSKEFPREVTGAMLIIQDITELEMLRSELDNVDRLSLVGQMAASITHEVRNPMAVVRGFLQLMQEKSPQSLDHYYRIVLEELDRANSIINDFLSLAQNRIAEKEESQLHDIIHELSPLLWADANLRGQSIEFNLAHNVPKLHLNSKEIKQVVLNLARNGMEAMNEKGVLTLETRLVDDTVELCVRDTGPGIPPGKHEKLFEPFFTTKAKGTGLGLSMCLSIVERHNGSITVESEENQGTTFKVTFQR from the coding sequence GTGGTTGCGTTAAAGGATATTCTTATACAGGTTCTGCTTGCAGGATCTGCAGTATTCCTGATTCCCTTATTCCATCTGGGGCTCACAAGACAGGCTGCCGCCAAGTTGGAACGTGCTGGAATGACGCAGATCAGTTTTGCTGCAACCAGCATGGTAAGCATGCTGCTGTGTTTGCTTTTTGCCTACTATGCGAGTTCAGTGTCCGTCCCCATTTCCATGGGTATTGTGCCTTTGACCCTCGTCATATTGTATTGCAAACCCCGCATCGGTATCATGTTGTCTCTTCTCCACATATTCTTCTATTTTCTCTTTGCGCATCCCTATAATCTGTTCGAATTTCTACTTCAAACGGGCGTTCTTCTGTATCCTATTGTATGGTTGTCAGCCAAACGATTCAAGCATTATACACGTTCACGCAAAATGGGAACGATTATCGCCTTGATTACGGCTGAACTGGCTGTGGCCAGTGTACTGTACATCCTATCAGTTGAAAGCGAGCCCATCTTCTTCACAGTGGAGTGGGTGATGATCTTCCTGGGATACTTGATAGGCGCAATCATTGCCGGCAGTCTTAGTATGCTCTGGATTGAACATATGCAGCATCATCGGGGACTGGAGCAGCATCTATCCGAAGTTCATCACAGATACATAGCAGAAACGGAAAAGCTTAACCAAATTCTGAATGCCGTGCCTTTATCTATCGCTACTGTAGATAAGGAAGGGACCGTACAGTTTGTCAACGACACCATGGAGCAAACAGCACGGGATCAATTGCCCTGCACCACGACACCGGATTTGATAGGACATCCGGCAAGTCAGTTTGTCGAACAAGCTCAGGCAGACAAGATGGAGAGCGGTATTCAAAAAGCCATTGTTCATGGAGAAGTGAGCGGACTGACTGTACGATACGGCTCCCATGTGTTCCAGTCCCGAACAGTGCCTCTTTATTCTTTTTCCAAAGAGTTTCCAAGAGAGGTTACAGGAGCCATGTTGATCATTCAGGATATCACTGAGCTTGAAATGCTGCGAAGTGAGCTGGATAATGTGGATCGCCTCAGTCTGGTGGGCCAAATGGCCGCAAGCATTACCCATGAAGTAAGGAATCCGATGGCGGTTGTGCGTGGTTTTCTTCAATTAATGCAGGAAAAAAGCCCGCAGTCCCTGGATCATTATTACCGGATCGTTCTGGAAGAGCTGGATCGCGCCAACAGCATTATTAATGATTTTCTTTCATTGGCACAAAATCGGATTGCCGAGAAAGAAGAATCCCAGCTGCATGACATTATTCATGAATTAAGTCCATTGTTATGGGCGGATGCAAATTTGCGCGGTCAAAGTATCGAATTCAATCTTGCTCATAATGTACCCAAGCTGCATCTGAATTCCAAAGAAATCAAGCAAGTCGTCCTTAATCTGGCCCGTAACGGAATGGAGGCCATGAATGAAAAGGGGGTACTTACGCTGGAGACCCGATTGGTGGATGACACTGTAGAGCTCTGTGTACGAGACACAGGGCCGGGTATACCTCCAGGAAAACATGAGAAGCTATTCGAACCTTTTTTTACAACCAAGGCAAAAGGAACCGGATTGGGTCTATCCATGTGTCTGAGCATTGTGGAGAGGCATAACGGAAGCATCACTGTAGAATCGGAGGAGAATCAAGGGACGACGTTCAAGGTGACATTTCAACGCTGA
- a CDS encoding BrxA/BrxB family bacilliredoxin, which produces MSMSFDQYMKDMVQPMRDELTRLGIQELRTPEEVEASLPDAKGTALVVINSVCGCAAGQCRPGVSQALQHDITPDHLYTVFAGQDKEATAKAREFFAPYPPSSPSIALMKDGELVHFIERHQVEDRSAEEIAAELTSAFDRYCR; this is translated from the coding sequence ATGTCGATGTCATTTGATCAATACATGAAAGATATGGTTCAGCCAATGCGGGATGAGTTGACTCGTTTGGGAATTCAGGAGCTTCGTACACCGGAAGAAGTTGAAGCAAGTTTGCCGGATGCGAAAGGTACTGCTCTGGTTGTCATTAACTCTGTCTGCGGATGTGCGGCAGGTCAGTGCCGTCCGGGTGTATCTCAGGCACTTCAGCATGACATTACGCCAGACCACCTGTACACGGTATTTGCTGGTCAGGATAAGGAAGCTACCGCAAAAGCACGTGAATTCTTTGCACCGTACCCTCCATCTTCACCGTCTATCGCCTTGATGAAAGACGGAGAACTCGTTCACTTTATCGAGCGTCACCAAGTGGAAGACCGTTCTGCGGAGGAAATTGCGGCTGAACTTACAAGTGCGTTTGACCGTTACTGCCGTTAA
- the nadE gene encoding ammonia-dependent NAD(+) synthetase: protein MSLQQQIIAELKVKPSINEEEEVRKRVDFLKTYVKNAGSKGLLIAISGGIDSAVAAALCKKATDELTAENNQEYKTLGVFQPYGEQSDIGDSYAVAKAFDLKHVVETNIEDAVNEIALEVEQGFKSMGSPRHMTHQGKGNVKARTRMVMQYALSFEENLLVVGTDHASEAITGFYTKWGDGAVDITPLSSLNKRQVRQLAAYLNVPQSILDKAPSAGLWEGQTDEDELGISYEANSDYLEGKPIDPAAQERLEAFYKRTHHKRNAIPGI, encoded by the coding sequence ATGAGTTTGCAACAACAGATCATCGCTGAATTGAAGGTTAAACCAAGCATTAATGAAGAAGAGGAAGTGCGCAAACGCGTTGATTTTCTCAAAACGTATGTAAAAAACGCAGGTTCCAAAGGATTGTTGATTGCGATTAGTGGGGGTATAGACAGCGCTGTAGCTGCTGCGCTCTGCAAAAAAGCGACGGACGAGCTGACTGCCGAGAACAATCAGGAATACAAGACGCTGGGTGTGTTCCAGCCTTACGGGGAGCAATCGGATATCGGCGATAGCTATGCTGTTGCGAAAGCTTTTGACCTGAAGCATGTCGTGGAAACAAACATTGAAGATGCCGTTAACGAGATTGCTCTTGAAGTGGAGCAAGGCTTCAAATCCATGGGCAGTCCGCGTCATATGACTCACCAGGGCAAAGGGAACGTGAAAGCGAGAACCCGCATGGTGATGCAATATGCTCTGTCTTTTGAGGAAAATTTGCTGGTGGTAGGTACAGACCATGCTTCCGAAGCCATTACGGGCTTTTACACCAAATGGGGTGACGGTGCTGTCGATATCACACCATTGAGCAGTCTGAACAAACGTCAGGTGCGTCAGCTGGCTGCCTACCTTAACGTACCGCAGTCCATTTTGGACAAAGCTCCTTCGGCGGGATTATGGGAAGGCCAGACAGATGAGGATGAACTGGGTATTTCGTATGAAGCGAACAGTGACTATCTGGAAGGCAAACCAATCGACCCGGCTGCACAGGAACGTCTTGAAGCATTCTACAAGCGTACACATCACAAACGCAATGCCATTCCTGGCATCTAA
- the acpS gene encoding holo-ACP synthase, protein MIYGIGNDVLEIGRMRKLLSGRHAEAFMNRILTSAEREIANHRGKRMTEFVSGRFAAKEAVSKAFGCGIGSKMSFTDIEVLPDEKGRPVATLSAQAWERLQLPYGKQYDIHLSITHQTELAAAFAIVEQMEKSLPGLE, encoded by the coding sequence ATGATATATGGCATTGGTAACGATGTGCTGGAGATAGGACGGATGCGCAAGCTGTTGTCCGGTCGCCATGCGGAAGCATTTATGAATCGGATTTTAACATCTGCAGAGCGGGAGATTGCCAATCATCGGGGGAAGCGGATGACAGAGTTTGTATCCGGTCGATTTGCAGCAAAAGAAGCGGTGTCCAAGGCATTTGGCTGCGGCATCGGGAGCAAGATGAGTTTTACCGACATTGAGGTGCTGCCTGATGAGAAAGGGCGCCCCGTTGCCACACTGTCCGCTCAGGCATGGGAACGACTTCAGTTGCCTTACGGCAAACAATATGACATTCATCTGAGTATTACGCATCAGACAGAATTGGCTGCGGCCTTTGCTATTGTGGAGCAGATGGAGAAGTCGTTGCCCGGGCTGGAATAG
- the mutY gene encoding A/G-specific adenine glycosylase, whose translation MGLMEQKRHFSVHLLDWYMVNRRDLPWRRHNNPYFTWVSEIMLQQTRVDTVIPYFNRFIGNFPTVQALAEAPEEEVLKNWEGLGYYSRARNLQAAARQVMELHGGEMPQDKQSVFALKGVGPYTAGAILSIAYNQPQPAVDGNVMRVLSRYFLIDEDIMKGSTRVLMEELAGELIPEGRARDFNQALMELGALVCTPKAPHCLTCPVMEQCSGRIAGRELTLPVKTKAKPPRPEQRLVAIVEGRGAHRGQVLVRQRPATGLLARMWELPHVLAAPAAAGKAAGPLADEPAMALLAGSLWAEGFAARPEGLATHAEHVFSHIVWGLQVYKCTEQDQNGELPLIAAEARAAYDAQAAAKDNSSSASAAFESAANHSEQLSTKALQIANLLDDPSLRTESPQADNASAQLMLTGKGDGLTYRWIGPEDMDKMAFPNIFLKLISSYFAGAYDQANE comes from the coding sequence ATGGGTTTAATGGAACAGAAACGACATTTCAGCGTCCATTTGCTGGATTGGTATATGGTTAACAGACGGGATTTGCCGTGGCGTCGCCACAACAATCCGTATTTTACATGGGTATCGGAAATTATGCTTCAACAGACTCGGGTGGATACGGTGATCCCGTATTTCAATCGGTTTATCGGTAATTTCCCGACCGTACAGGCGCTGGCTGAAGCACCGGAAGAAGAGGTCTTGAAAAATTGGGAGGGACTCGGCTATTATTCCCGTGCCCGTAATCTCCAGGCAGCTGCCAGACAAGTGATGGAACTGCACGGAGGAGAGATGCCGCAGGACAAGCAATCCGTCTTTGCGTTAAAAGGCGTCGGCCCGTATACAGCCGGGGCCATTCTCAGCATTGCCTACAACCAGCCGCAGCCAGCGGTGGATGGCAATGTCATGCGGGTACTGTCCCGCTACTTCCTCATTGATGAGGACATTATGAAGGGCAGCACCCGGGTGTTGATGGAAGAGCTCGCAGGAGAGCTCATTCCGGAAGGGCGGGCGCGTGATTTCAATCAGGCGCTGATGGAACTTGGTGCGCTGGTGTGCACACCCAAAGCGCCGCACTGCCTGACTTGCCCGGTCATGGAGCAATGTTCCGGCCGCATCGCCGGACGGGAGCTCACACTGCCGGTCAAGACCAAGGCGAAGCCGCCGCGTCCTGAGCAGCGGCTGGTCGCCATTGTGGAGGGCCGCGGCGCTCATCGCGGCCAAGTGCTTGTGCGCCAGCGCCCAGCAACGGGCCTATTGGCCCGCATGTGGGAGCTGCCGCATGTGCTGGCGGCGCCCGCCGCAGCCGGCAAGGCGGCGGGGCCGCTGGCAGATGAGCCGGCCATGGCTTTGCTGGCCGGCAGTCTATGGGCGGAAGGCTTCGCTGCCCGCCCGGAAGGGCTGGCTACCCATGCGGAGCATGTGTTCAGCCATATTGTCTGGGGCCTGCAGGTGTACAAGTGCACCGAGCAGGACCAGAATGGCGAGCTTCCGCTGATCGCCGCGGAAGCCAGAGCCGCCTACGACGCACAGGCGGCCGCCAAGGACAACTCCTCCTCAGCTTCAGCTGCATTTGAGTCGGCAGCGAATCACTCGGAGCAGCTCAGTACAAAAGCACTCCAAATTGCGAACTTACTGGACGATCCGAGTCTGCGAACTGAATCACCACAGGCAGATAACGCAAGCGCGCAGCTCATGCTGACAGGGAAGGGCGATGGCCTGACCTATCGTTGGATCGGACCGGAAGATATGGACAAGATGGCCTTCCCGAACATCTTTCTGAAGCTGATCAGCAGTTATTTTGCAGGGGCTTATGATCAAGCGAACGAATAG
- a CDS encoding superoxide dismutase: protein MTFQLPALPYANDALEPHIDAQTMEIHHDRHHNTYVTNLNAALESAPELQGKSLEDLIANLDSVPEGIRTAVRNNGGGHANHSLFWEIIGPNGGGAPTGDIAAAIDSELGGFDKFKEDFAKAATTRFGSGWAWLVVGKDGKLSITSTPNQDSPLFEGLTPVLGLDVWEHAYYLKYQNKRPDYIGAFWNVINWDEVNKRYAAAK from the coding sequence ATGACTTTTCAATTACCAGCACTTCCTTACGCTAACGACGCACTGGAACCACATATTGATGCACAAACGATGGAAATCCACCACGATCGCCATCACAATACTTACGTAACGAACTTGAACGCAGCTCTGGAAAGCGCTCCTGAACTGCAAGGAAAAAGCCTGGAAGATCTGATCGCTAACCTGGACAGCGTACCTGAAGGTATCCGCACAGCCGTTCGCAACAATGGTGGCGGACATGCGAACCACAGCCTGTTCTGGGAAATCATCGGACCTAACGGCGGCGGCGCTCCTACTGGCGACATCGCAGCAGCAATCGATAGCGAACTGGGTGGCTTTGACAAATTCAAAGAAGACTTTGCAAAAGCAGCTACAACTCGTTTTGGTTCCGGCTGGGCTTGGCTCGTAGTTGGCAAAGATGGCAAATTGTCCATCACTAGCACACCTAACCAAGATAGCCCTCTCTTCGAAGGTCTGACTCCAGTTCTGGGTCTGGACGTATGGGAGCATGCTTACTACCTGAAATATCAAAACAAACGCCCTGACTACATCGGTGCTTTCTGGAATGTAATCAACTGGGACGAAGTAAACAAACGTTACGCTGCAGCGAAATAA
- a CDS encoding GNAT family N-acetyltransferase, with protein MHVRSFQLSDASQMTELLQVALSEECYENTMGPFARQLSWDSDLIMVAEEEGDLVGALIGTIDHNQGCIYRIAVHPDYRRRGVGKKLVETMEQRFQQRKVSQIWVAGDEHNKVAMPLYEAMGYGANQIMSAFQKLSILSKA; from the coding sequence ATGCACGTTCGTTCCTTTCAGTTGAGTGATGCAAGCCAGATGACGGAGCTTCTCCAGGTTGCACTATCGGAAGAGTGTTATGAGAACACGATGGGCCCGTTTGCCCGTCAATTGTCATGGGATTCTGACCTGATCATGGTTGCAGAAGAAGAGGGAGACCTCGTCGGCGCTTTGATCGGTACGATTGATCACAACCAGGGATGCATCTACCGTATTGCGGTCCATCCAGACTATCGTCGCCGCGGAGTCGGCAAAAAACTTGTCGAGACCATGGAACAACGGTTCCAGCAGCGTAAAGTCAGTCAAATATGGGTGGCAGGTGATGAGCACAACAAAGTAGCCATGCCTCTGTATGAAGCAATGGGTTATGGTGCCAATCAGATTATGAGTGCTTTCCAGAAACTTAGTATCTTGTCCAAAGCTTAG
- the lepB gene encoding signal peptidase I, producing MAPEERNGSAMPDQPEKSWAAELWDWVKTIVIAFVIMMLLNLFVFNLSMVKGQSMQPTLVERDRLFVNKIVYDFGTPSRSDVIVLRDPSEGVEKKDFLVKRVVGLPGDTIEVRDHHLYVNGEQQAETYTDTEVQDPDFGPVTLEADHYFVMGDNRHEGKSKDSRVFGSITSSEIVGRAEFIFWPFSEIRKL from the coding sequence ATGGCTCCAGAGGAACGAAACGGGTCGGCAATGCCTGATCAGCCGGAAAAATCCTGGGCTGCAGAGCTGTGGGATTGGGTGAAAACGATTGTGATTGCTTTTGTAATCATGATGCTTCTCAATCTGTTTGTATTCAATCTCTCGATGGTCAAAGGGCAATCGATGCAGCCAACGCTGGTCGAGCGGGACCGTTTATTTGTGAATAAAATTGTATATGATTTTGGGACACCATCCCGTTCGGATGTCATCGTACTTCGTGATCCAAGCGAAGGCGTCGAGAAGAAGGATTTTCTGGTCAAACGGGTTGTCGGACTTCCCGGAGATACGATTGAAGTACGGGATCATCATTTGTACGTGAATGGCGAGCAGCAAGCGGAAACGTATACGGATACGGAGGTTCAGGACCCTGATTTTGGACCGGTTACGCTGGAAGCAGACCATTACTTCGTGATGGGGGATAACCGTCATGAAGGCAAGAGCAAGGATAGCCGTGTGTTTGGAAGTATTACATCCAGTGAAATTGTAGGCCGGGCAGAGTTTATCTTTTGGCCGTTCTCGGAGATCAGAAAACTGTAA